One Aegilops tauschii subsp. strangulata cultivar AL8/78 chromosome 2, Aet v6.0, whole genome shotgun sequence genomic window, gggggaacaggaaggggacgcggggggaggtgggctgggccggggcgcggggcgcgggtggcggcccagcttgggccggggggggggggggttcggggGTTTTGGGCCGGGGGTCAGTGGGGGGGGGAAAGGCCTGctccctttttttcttttgactgttttgttttctgttttctcttatttgtttatttccttttttgttttatttcatttaaaagtatttagacattttataaaaatgtgatttctccaccataattaccagtgtattatttagaacccactgaacatttttgtttgaatttttgaaaacttttattttccacttttaaatttaattgaagtttgaactaggagtttgacaagggtgtggttcaaatgtgatctagccctgtttagcaatatgattagcttaatcacagggggttactgtagcatgattctcagggtgttacatggatagcataaaaggatacttgaataagagtttttcaatgaaagacctcggtgaagctacttatatattgggcatcaagatctatagggatagatcaagacgcttaatagaactttcacaaaacacataccttgacaagattttgaagaaattcaaaatggatcagtcataGAAAGGTTTCTtgtctgtgttgcaaggtgtgaagttgagtaagactcaaagcccgaccacggcagaagatagagagagaatgaaagtcattccctatgcctcagccataggttctataaagtatgccatgctgtgtaccagatatattgtgtaccttaccatgagtttggcaagggggtacaatagtgatccaggagtagatcactggatagcattcaaaattatccttagttacctaagagcactaaggaaatgtttctaggtcatggaggtgacaaagagttcgtcgtaaagggttacgtcgatgcaagctttgacactaatctagatgactcggtgtctcaatctggatgcatattgaaagtgagagcaattagctagagtagcgtgcagagtattgtagaaatagaaatttgcaaaatacatacggttCTAAATGTGGCAAACCCGTttactaaacttctctcacaaagcaaaacatgatcacaccttagtactctttgggtgttaatcacatagagatgtgaactagattattgactctagtaaaccctttgggtgttggtcacatggcgatgtgaactatgggtgttaatcacataaagatgtgaactattggtgttaaatcacatagagatgcgaactagattattgactctagtgcaagtgggagactgaaggaaatatgccctagaggcaataataaagttattatttatatttccttatatcatgataaatgtttattattcatgctagaattgtattaaccggaaacttgatacatgtgtggatacatagacaaaacaccatgtccctagtaagcctctactagactagctcgttaatcaaagatggttaagtttcctaaccatagacatgtgttttcatttgatgaacgggatcacatcattaggagaatgatgtgatggacaagacccatctgttagcttagcatgttgatcgttcagttttattgctatagctttcttcatgtcatatacatattcctttgactatgagattatgcaactctcggataccggaggaataccttgtgtgctatcaaatgtcacaacgtaactgggtgattataaagatgctctaaaggtatctccgaaggtgtttgttgggttggcatagatcaagattaggatttgtcactccgagtatcggagaggtatctctgggccctctcggtaaatgcacgtcataataagccttgcaagcaatgtgactaatgagttagttacgggatgatgcattacggaacgagtaaagagacttgccggtaatgagattgaactaggtatgaagataccgacgaccgaatctcggacaagtaacataccgattacaaagggaataacgtatgttgtcattacggtacgatcgataaaggtcttcgtagaatatgtgggaaccaatatgagcatccaggttccgctgttggttattgaccggagagatgtcaccgtcatgtctacatagttctcgaacccgtagggtccgcacgcttaacgttcgatgatgattttgtattatatgagttatgtgatttggtgaccgaatgttgttcggagtcccggataagatcacagacatgacgaggagtctcgaaatggtcgataggtaaagattcatatattggacgatgatattcgaacactggaagtgtttcgggggtaccgggtacatatcgggtcaccggaagaggttccgggcatccccccggcaactacatgagcctaatgggccaagaagtggacagaccagcccctagggggctggtgcgccccatgtaggccaaaataagggggaaggaaggaggggaagagagaaaggaaggggagcaattcggcctcccccttccttctctcctccctccttcttcctcccccctccagatgaatatggaaggggggaggccgaattgggagacgcccaagtaggattcctcgtacttggggtgcccccttggctgcctctcctcccctccaacctatatatatatatatgtatgtatatatatatatgaggggggcaccgctagaagaCACATCAACacttgttagccgtgtgcggcgccccccatccacagtttacgcctccggtcatattcatgtAGTGCTTATTCGAAGCCCTGCGCgcatcacttcaccatcaccgtcaccacgccgtcgtgttgacgaaaatctccctcgacactttgctggatcaagagttcgatggacgtcatcgagctgaacgtgtgcagaacttggaggtgccgtacgttcggtgcttgatcggtcggaacacgaagaagttcgactacatcaaccgcgttgtcaaacgcttcctctttcggtctacgagggtacgtggacacactctccccctctcgttgctatgcatctcctagatagatcttgcgtgagcgtaggaatttttttaaattgcatgctacgttccccaacagggctGACCCAAATTGCTGGTTAGGTCGCCCCGCCAGCGCGATTCGCCGACTATTTCATGCAGTATGCGTCAAATAGGGTTTTCCACCTCCTATACCGCGCATAACGCACAGGCGAACGAGATTCCTATATAGCGCTTCAGGCGCCCATTTCATTGCATTTAGCAAACGAGCACACACCCCTCCTGCTAGCTGGCCCGACCCAtccaatttttttctttttttaactCTGAGAAAAGCTGAGTGAGGGGGTAGGGTAGGATTTGAGCACACGACGTCCTGTTCTCTGTTCCCCACAGTAACCAACGGACACCCTCCATGTAATAAACGCTCTACAGCTCAATGAAGGACATTCGATGATGGCTACTCCTGTTTTGGAAGAATGTAGAGACTTACTTAGAGATATAGGGAGGGTTTTTCTTCAGCATTGTAATAGAGAGTCTAATGTGACAGCTCATGAGCTAGCGGAATATGGACGTGCAAACGATCCGTCGTTGTGGATCGAGGCGCCTCCTAGCTTCCTTGCCAAATTTTTGGCAAACGATGTATCCGTTATTTAATTTGTAATAAAGCTAGCCATGGAGGCCTCCCCATAAAAAAAACCGGACACCCTCCATGTTTGTTTACATCTTCTTCACTCtttccttctttcttttttttcccTTTTCCTTTTCTTGCTCCTGTTTTCACTTTTTTGGAACGGTTTGTTCAGTTTTTtatattctttttcttttttcttttttaatttCTATTGCTAAATGAGTGATTTTTTTAAATGCAtggttttttttcaaaatcgatgaactttttctaaaattgatgaactttttttaatgtGTGAATTCTTTTTCAAAACCTATGaccttttttcaaattcaaaattgatGAATTTCTCTGAAAGTTGATGATTTtctttcaaaatcaatgaacttttttcaaaaatgATGGAGATTTTCAAAATAGATGAatcttttttcaaatttgatggacttttttcaaaatcgatattaaaaaaattgaagacctttttaaaatttgtgaactATTTTTGAAATTTGATAAACTTGTTTTCTAATGCATGAACTTTTTTGAAGGTTGTGAACTTTTATTATTGAATAGGCCAATTCTCTTTCATGTTCGTGAAGTTTTTTTGAAATATGCGAACTTTAAAATTTGGTTCACAttttttaataaaatcagaattttctaaaatattttcaaataattcaaaaatcTATATGATACAAGAACAGTATTGTGCAATTTTGTGTTTACTAACGTGACTAGAATTATTCTTAAGCTTTCCTCGCTGCTACACATACTAGAGTCCACTGGTTCAAGTTACGTCTCAAGTTCGAATCTTTTGGATACGCTCTTTTTGGTGTTTCTTGCGCGCTGTTATACGATTTTTTTGCTCTGCTCGTCTGTGGGCCCGCCCACCAGGCGCTGTAGTGATCGAAAAAAAATGTTCgcaaaaactaaaaaaatgttcatgatttcaaaaatgTTGGCGGTTTGATAAAAAATGTTTGCGAATGAAAAAAATGTGGATTTGAAGTGGTTCACGATTTCAAAAATATCTTCGTGAATTCACAAAATACTCATGATTTCAAAACATATTCACGAATTTTAAAATATGTTCGCAACacgaaaagaaaaaggaaaacataaaataaaagaaaaaatgaaaaatgaaaagaaaaggtGAAAAGAATAAATAGAAAGAAAAAACAACGGAAAAAGAGAGAACCGGTTCAGGAaaggttctagaaccttcctAAAATATGTGTGGGGAACATCCcggaatgggccggcccagaagAAGACCACGCGCACGGAAGGGTTCCCCATGCGAGACTTAGtctcccctcaaaaaaaaaattgcGAGACTTAGTCGCGCTGCCGGCTAGAAAGCTTAGAGCGAAGCTTTCAAGATGTTTGAGCTGCAGGAGCCAGCCATATTGGTTCAGTTAGCAGCATTTCTGACAGTGATCCACCCTAAAAGAAACGTTATTGCTGTGATCCCAGACTTATAGGCTGCAGATCCTCATTAGGCTGTAGTCACACTCAAACTGCATGACGAATACCCATTATGGCAGGAAACAGGAAATTGACATTTGTTTGTGCTTCAGGATTGTGCAGCACTCACAATCCTGTATACCCAGACATATAGGCTGCAAGCGAAACAAATGGCAATTTCCTGCCAGGCACAATTGAGGCTGCTGCACAAGATTGAAGAATATGTTCCACAGATTCTCACCTATGACAGTAACACAAGAAACCACAAATTTCGGAATAATATTACATTACTAAAACCATTATTACATAATAACCGGGAGGACTTTACACTTGGACTGAACGTTACAAATGGATATGGACTGGAAGTGTGTGTACTCATGTATTGTGAAATACAGTATATCTGTAGTGAGGGCCCGAGAGACCAAGTAGTACTCATGAAATGAAAATGGGACCCGAGGGGGCAATCTCTCTGGTTCACGCAAGAGCTATCTTCCAGATTACATTTTCATGACCAGCCTGTAGAAGTAATCTCTGAACCACAATGGGGCATAATACAGGATCGTCAGAATAGCAGTGAACTGGCCATAAGCGAACCAAGCCGGAggattcttcttcagaaccaatTTGACAACTCTCTTTGCAAGGTCTTCTGCTGCAACACACCCGGCGCCCTGGGATATATCCGTCCTGGCTCGAAGTGATTTCTCGTATTTTTTGTAGTACTTCCAGTCGTTTATTTGATCATACTTGTCTGCAGAATTGCTTCCTATATTTGACTTTGTGCCTCCTGGAGCAACTATCATGACATTTATGCCAAAATTTCTTAGTTCCACCCTGCAACGATGCAATATCTAGCAAGTTAGGATGGAAGATAATGAAGAAATGCATATTCAAAGAGTACAAAATGTTCAGTAACGAGTTGAAAGAGAAAACCGTGCAAGAACATGACATGTAAAATTACAAAGGAAAAATCTGAATAGTATTCCTATGTTGTATATGTTGCCATTGAATTCTTAGATCTTACGGTTTCTGTCAAACAGTCATTTCCCAACATGATTAAACTATCTTGTGATATTCAAGTAAAGGTAACAACAACATCTAATACTAACTACTTAACATAAACTAACTGTTAAGTGCTCTATATATTCCCCAAGTTAGATTAGGACTCAGAAAATTAATATAGTATCAATTTTTTCAGATGAAGGAATTTCAATTTTAAGAATGCATCCAAAGTTGCATCCATAAGTAATGTTTCACCATTGAAAGGCTTGTACTTCAGATGCTTTAAGTTGTCCCATAAAATAATGTTTTACATTTAATGGACAGCACAAAATCACTGTAACAATGATCCTTGAACACACAAACCTTAATGTATCGCTCAATGCATGTAGAGCAGCTTTCGATGCCGAATACGCACCAGCCCATGGTCCTGGAGCCAAGGCTGTAATGCTTCCAACATTCACAATTGTACCTTCTTTTCTTTCCATCATATGGGGAATAACTGCTTGAATCATCCTCATTGTTCCTGCATGTGAAAAGACAGGTAAAGTCATTTAGTCACACAAATGCAGGACCAAATATTAATCTAGAAAAATACTACTATGTTACtcccctccgtccggaattagtTGACGCTCAAACTGATGTATCTAGCActgaaatacgtctagatacatacGTTTGAGCGTCAACTAATTCCGGACGGGGAAAGTACTATTTTTGAAAAGAGACATTACAAAAATGAACCATCCAATCCAAGGAGAGGGACAGAAGCATTATAAAAGACCAACAGCTCAATCAATAGTTCATATAGGATGAAGTTGTAAAGTACACACATTCAGTTGATATCACTAAGCTTTCAGATGAGAGACAGTCTTAAAGGTGAAACAACTGCTGGCCTTGCTGAATTGTTTTCCAATTTCTTATGCAATTAGAGATTAGACATGTTTATCACAGGATTAACGAAAGACAGGCAGAGACAGTTTCTGAACTCCACAATTTCAATTGCCTCCCAGACCCCGTTAACATTGCAGAAGCAAGCACACTATACTTCTCCTAGTGTGTTCATTTATCTTTAGCAGTT contains:
- the LOC109744814 gene encoding short-chain dehydrogenase PC-15; this encodes MAVPGGEGEGRGRPVVLVTGCSEGGIGHAMARAFAAEGCAVVATARSRASMRGLEGDSRYLLLELDVRSEESARRAVEDALRELGRVDVLVNNAGVHLVAPVAEVPMESFHQVFDTNVYGTMRMIQAVIPHMMERKEGTIVNVGSITALAPGPWAGAYSASKAALHALSDTLRVELRNFGINVMIVAPGGTKSNIGSNSADKYDQINDWKYYKKYEKSLRARTDISQGAGCVAAEDLAKRVVKLVLKKNPPAWFAYGQFTAILTILYYAPLWFRDYFYRLVMKM